Proteins co-encoded in one Halorussus vallis genomic window:
- a CDS encoding GNAT family N-acetyltransferase — protein sequence MNYRPLPEDRYDQFREYLNYAFNPESGPEVDDEDWDPAEQPGAMRGLFDGEDLLCVCRHYWFRTRVRGRWTEMPGLSAVASPPEHRRKGHVAAMLAESLAEYHDRGDFLTALWAFEHPFYAKYGWGLTTKYVSYECSPDVLDFARERVDDDAERAGEFRQVDADDHEELDAVLAADNEPYELALDRTEKWWRKRVFESWRKDPYAYAWERDGEIRGYLVYTVEKEGDGKQLAVRELAAVDDEAYRHCLRFLANHDSQVETVRIYGPERTDLFDRVRDPADVDCEVKPGPMVRLVDVPAAFEALDYGGADGDANVVRVSGEFTLAVTDPLAEWNDRTFRVAIDDGRATCDPADEISVADADARVGVGTLSQVYVGYHSVADAERLGDLEVRDAAVRETLTAMFPPRDVFLREGF from the coding sequence ATGAACTACCGTCCACTTCCGGAGGACCGCTACGACCAGTTCCGGGAGTACCTCAACTACGCCTTCAACCCCGAGAGCGGGCCGGAGGTCGACGACGAGGACTGGGACCCGGCCGAGCAACCGGGCGCGATGCGCGGGCTGTTCGACGGCGAGGACCTCCTCTGCGTCTGTCGCCACTACTGGTTCCGAACCCGCGTCCGCGGTCGGTGGACCGAGATGCCGGGGCTGTCGGCCGTCGCGTCGCCACCCGAGCACCGCCGGAAGGGCCACGTCGCCGCCATGCTCGCCGAGTCGCTCGCCGAGTACCACGACCGCGGGGACTTCCTGACGGCGCTCTGGGCGTTCGAACACCCCTTCTACGCGAAGTACGGCTGGGGGCTGACGACCAAGTACGTCAGCTACGAGTGCTCGCCCGACGTCCTCGACTTCGCGCGCGAGCGGGTCGACGACGACGCCGAGCGCGCCGGCGAGTTCCGACAGGTCGACGCCGACGACCACGAGGAACTCGACGCGGTGCTCGCGGCCGACAACGAGCCCTACGAACTGGCCCTCGACCGCACCGAGAAGTGGTGGCGCAAGCGCGTCTTCGAGAGCTGGCGCAAGGACCCCTACGCCTACGCCTGGGAGCGCGACGGCGAGATACGCGGCTACCTCGTCTACACCGTCGAGAAGGAGGGCGACGGCAAGCAGTTGGCCGTCCGGGAACTCGCGGCCGTCGACGACGAGGCGTACCGCCACTGCCTGCGATTCCTCGCCAACCACGACTCGCAGGTCGAGACGGTGCGAATCTACGGTCCAGAGCGGACCGACCTGTTCGACCGCGTGCGCGACCCGGCGGACGTCGACTGCGAGGTCAAGCCCGGGCCGATGGTCCGCCTCGTCGACGTTCCCGCGGCGTTCGAGGCGCTCGACTACGGCGGCGCAGACGGAGACGCGAACGTCGTTCGCGTCTCCGGCGAGTTCACCCTCGCCGTCACCGACCCGCTGGCTGAGTGGAACGACCGAACGTTCCGCGTCGCGATAGACGACGGCCGGGCGACCTGCGACCCCGCAGACGAGATTTCGGTCGCCGACGCCGACGCTCGCGTCGGCGTCGGCACGCTCTCGCAGGTGTACGTCGGCTACCACTCGGTCGCCGACGCCGAGCGACTCGGCGACCTCGAGGTTCGAGACGCCGCGGTCCGGGAGACGCTAACTGCGATGTTCCCGCCGCGAGACGTGTTCCTGCGCGAGGGATTCTGA